The Bacteroidales bacterium genome segment TATTCTGATGATCTTGATTTTTTTGTGAACAGGTCTATTGTTTTATTATTTACCAAAGGTCTGGCCCATATTCCGATGCTGAAAATATACCCCAGGGTGAGGTAAAGGAACAACATCCCGAAACGAAGGCCGAAGAGGTCGGCCAGGCCTCCTATGATGAGAGGAACCACTGCCCCTCCTGCTATTCCTGTGCACAGAATGCCGGCAAAGGTACCCTGGTGGCTGGGGAGTGAATTCAGCCCCAGAGAAACAATAATCGACCACATTACGGAAGCAAAAAAGCCGCAGAGCGGAAAGGTGACCAGGGCAACTTCTTTGGGCCCGAACAGTGAGAGGCTCAGAGTGATAATGGCGCCGGTGGCAAAGGTCATAAGGATTTTACGGCTGTCAAAAAGCTTCAGCAGCAGCAAACCCAGCAGGCAACCTACGGTCATAAGTCCCCAGAAAAGGGATATTACCCTCGCCCCTGTAGTTTCAGGATCCACCTGATGATAAGTCTGCAGAAAACGCGATGTCCAGTTGGCTATTCCCTGTTCGGTTCCCACATAGGCAAAAATGCCGATGAAAAACAAAATCACGGTGCGCTTCCGAAACAGCTCCCACAAAATGTTCCCGGTTTCAATTTTTTCGTCTTCTTTCAGTTCAACTTTTGGAAACCTGACAAACCAGATAATAAGGATCATAACCAGTGCTACAATGGCAAAAATCCAGTATACCGATACCCAGGTAAGGTTTTCGGGTACAAGACGGTTGAGCAGGTTGATGAGGACCCCTTTATCTGTTTTGTGGACATGCTGTACCAGGTAGCTGTACATGAGCGGGCTGAGAAAGGAGGCCGAACCAAAAAACAACTGGGCAAGAACCGAGTTAAAGGCAAAATGTTCCTCCCCTCCGGCCACCCGCAGCAGGGGATTAATGACTACCTGCAGCATGGCCATTCCTATTCCGATGAGGAAAAGCGAAGTGAGAGCTACCCCGAACGATGGCCTCAGAGCGAAAAACAATGCACCGGCAAAGGCCAGAACAAAGGCG includes the following:
- a CDS encoding sugar MFS transporter translates to MKRNIFIVVLILVIFFAISFLTNILGPIVPALIDSFHLSTGLAGFLPFSFFVAYGVMSIPAGVMAEKYTEKPVLLAAFVLAFAGALFFALRPSFGVALTSLFLIGIGMAMLQVVINPLLRVAGGEEHFAFNSVLAQLFFGSASFLSPLMYSYLVQHVHKTDKGVLINLLNRLVPENLTWVSVYWIFAIVALVMILIIWFVRFPKVELKEDEKIETGNILWELFRKRTVILFFIGIFAYVGTEQGIANWTSRFLQTYHQVDPETTGARVISLFWGLMTVGCLLGLLLLKLFDSRKILMTFATGAIITLSLSLFGPKEVALVTFPLCGFFASVMWSIIVSLGLNSLPSHQGTFAGILCTGIAGGAVVPLIIGGLADLFGLRFGMLFLYLTLGYIFSIGIWARPLVNNKTIDLFTKKSRSSEYR